In one window of Spartinivicinus marinus DNA:
- a CDS encoding ATP-binding protein encodes MLNSANESPYYYAWSQLKNWQFVFVLIIAFIATVILITWYISSLQSQLVKSSAINSASLYSQALIEFRSLYTSEVVTIAQQSGLKITHNYIEEKDAIPLPATLSILLGQRIGRHENGAKVSLYSPFPFPWRKKNIQTSSHFSQLAWQFLTQNPEQPFYRFEQVNSREVLRYATADVMHAGCLSCHNTHPDSPKQDWKLGDVRGVLEITLPVDKAIETSIQNLKGITLLLSIIGILGILAIGFVINKLRTNSLHLKKLVEERTAELATARDQALDASRAKSLFVANMSHEIRTPMNAVLGYAQILDQDDQLTQAHHEAIACILKAGNHLMEIINDILDLSKIEANAIELNTSSFSLKNLINTIAIMFKLRCQNKGLYWRLDFQGDNDLVVMGDEGKIRQVLINLIGNAVKFTDQGEVSLKVICQENHFVYFEVNDTGPGIASDSQEAIFELFQQGTAGHEKGGTGLGLTLAKKQVEIMGGQLEFTSTPHLSTRFFFTLQLPKATHQQVTQTTIKQVICLKPGYTVNALVVDDVADNRILLVKLLTKIGVQTLEATNGLEALDTLQHYQPDIIFLDINMPVMNGIEALNRIQTTEAYQDIKVVAVSAASLAHEPNFYLGKGFHRYIAKPFHVSEIYQCLHELLGIEFEYGTNDQPQPEDIAANKPIHADLSNVTLPTHLYQRLIKAAELYRISEVKLCVAEIVHQRQDDTYQPLITAINNYISQYDMKGLVQLLQRVHHD; translated from the coding sequence TGAGTCACCCTATTATTATGCTTGGTCTCAGTTAAAAAACTGGCAATTTGTTTTTGTGCTCATCATTGCTTTTATCGCAACTGTTATTCTTATTACATGGTATATTTCCAGCTTACAGTCCCAATTAGTAAAATCATCAGCTATTAACAGTGCATCTTTATACTCACAAGCACTAATAGAATTCCGCTCGCTCTATACTTCAGAAGTGGTTACCATTGCCCAACAAAGTGGCTTAAAAATCACTCATAATTATATAGAAGAAAAAGACGCAATACCGCTACCAGCTACCTTAAGTATCTTACTCGGCCAACGTATTGGCAGGCATGAAAATGGCGCTAAAGTTAGTTTGTATAGCCCTTTCCCTTTTCCATGGCGAAAAAAAAATATACAAACATCCAGTCATTTTAGCCAATTAGCCTGGCAGTTTTTAACTCAAAACCCTGAACAGCCATTTTATCGTTTTGAACAAGTAAACAGCCGAGAAGTTTTACGCTACGCTACAGCTGATGTGATGCATGCTGGCTGCCTCAGCTGCCATAATACTCACCCCGACTCACCGAAACAGGATTGGAAATTAGGTGACGTCAGAGGCGTTCTTGAAATTACATTACCAGTGGATAAAGCCATTGAGACCTCTATTCAAAACCTAAAAGGCATCACCCTGTTATTAAGCATCATTGGCATCTTAGGTATTTTAGCTATTGGCTTTGTCATTAATAAACTGAGAACAAACTCTCTTCATTTAAAAAAATTAGTTGAAGAAAGAACAGCTGAATTAGCCACTGCAAGAGATCAAGCACTAGACGCCAGTCGGGCAAAAAGCTTATTTGTTGCTAATATGTCTCATGAAATCAGAACACCAATGAATGCAGTATTAGGTTATGCCCAAATTCTGGATCAAGATGACCAACTAACCCAAGCCCATCATGAAGCCATTGCTTGTATTTTAAAAGCAGGCAATCATTTAATGGAAATTATAAATGACATTTTAGATTTATCTAAAATTGAAGCTAATGCCATAGAGTTGAATACTAGTTCTTTTTCATTGAAGAATTTGATTAATACTATAGCCATCATGTTCAAACTAAGATGCCAAAATAAAGGGCTTTACTGGCGACTAGATTTTCAAGGTGATAATGATCTTGTCGTTATGGGAGATGAAGGAAAAATACGTCAGGTACTCATTAATTTAATTGGTAATGCAGTAAAATTCACTGATCAAGGAGAAGTGTCCCTTAAAGTGATTTGTCAGGAAAATCACTTTGTTTATTTCGAGGTAAATGATACCGGGCCTGGCATAGCAAGTGACTCTCAAGAGGCTATTTTTGAGCTCTTTCAGCAAGGAACTGCCGGACATGAAAAAGGGGGAACCGGTCTGGGGCTTACGCTTGCTAAAAAACAAGTGGAAATCATGGGAGGTCAGCTGGAATTCACATCGACTCCTCACCTGTCAACTCGATTCTTTTTTACGCTACAACTGCCTAAAGCAACTCATCAACAGGTCACTCAAACCACTATTAAACAAGTTATATGTTTGAAACCAGGCTACACTGTTAATGCTTTAGTAGTAGATGATGTTGCTGATAACCGTATATTACTGGTTAAATTATTGACTAAAATTGGTGTCCAAACTCTGGAAGCAACCAATGGTTTAGAAGCACTGGATACATTGCAACATTATCAACCTGATATTATTTTTTTAGATATTAATATGCCTGTCATGAATGGTATTGAAGCCCTTAATCGTATTCAAACAACAGAGGCTTACCAAGACATTAAAGTGGTTGCTGTCTCTGCTGCAAGCTTGGCCCATGAGCCAAACTTTTACCTTGGCAAAGGATTTCATCGATACATTGCCAAGCCATTCCATGTATCAGAAATCTATCAATGCTTACATGAATTACTGGGCATAGAGTTTGAGTATGGTACAAATGATCAACCTCAACCGGAGGATATCGCAGCTAATAAACCTATTCATGCTGACTTATCAAATGTGACATTACCTACCCACCTATACCAACGCCTAATAAAAGCTGCAGAGTTATACCGCATTTCAGAAGTTAAATTATGTGTAGCAGAAATAGTCCACCAACGCCAAGATGATACATACCAACCCCTAATTACAGCGATAAATAATTATATCAGCCAATACGATATGAAAGGCCTTGTACAATTATTACAGAGAGTCCATCATGATTGA
- a CDS encoding ACP phosphodiesterase, with translation MNYLAHLYLSQHDQGLSLLGNLMGDFCKGVDLEQLPEAVQLGIYNHRAVDRFTDNHVVVQRLKILFSQRFRRFSGIITDVIFDHFLIKHWSMFSDTPLSTFIDQSYNALWLHRQWMPTSMTDTVERIIEHNGLMTYGSLDGVRMTLQRLSQRIRFDNPLAESQTEVLKNYTKLDDGFLQFFPELIAYIDHLAIEVENTQLN, from the coding sequence GTGAATTATCTGGCCCATTTATACTTATCTCAGCATGATCAAGGGTTGTCCTTATTAGGTAATCTGATGGGGGACTTTTGTAAAGGTGTTGACCTGGAGCAATTACCGGAAGCGGTTCAGCTTGGCATTTATAATCATCGTGCCGTAGACCGGTTTACTGATAATCATGTTGTTGTACAAAGATTAAAAATACTATTTTCCCAACGATTCCGGCGTTTTTCAGGCATTATTACCGATGTTATATTTGACCACTTTTTAATAAAACATTGGTCAATGTTTTCTGATACCCCACTGAGCACATTTATTGATCAATCCTATAATGCACTTTGGCTGCATCGCCAATGGATGCCAACATCAATGACTGATACTGTAGAGCGTATTATTGAGCACAACGGGTTAATGACTTATGGGTCGTTGGATGGAGTGAGAATGACACTGCAGCGTCTGTCGCAGCGAATCCGTTTTGATAACCCCCTAGCTGAATCACAAACAGAAGTTCTTAAAAACTATACAAAACTTGATGACGGCTTTTTGCAATTTTTTCCAGAATTAATAGCGTATATTGATCACTTGGCCATTGAAGTCGAGAATACCCAGTTAAACTAA
- a CDS encoding ISNCY family transposase, which translates to MRQVQNPQLQFGQTDITEIKFDPKSRDDVPQLLKGLQYIYITPEVREQVFTILEESIVGKTNPRLGRPGMELWKILVMGVLRINLNCDYDRLHELVNQHRTIRAMLGHGVNWEDLTEYHLQTIKDNVSLLTPEILDKINTVVVETGHKLLKKNEEASLEGRCDSFVVETAVHYPTDISLLWDAMRKVINQLADMGENYHLSDWRQHRHNLKSLKKCFNQARQSNQSKAKNADDKKRETHINYLNKAQWFIDKAELTLDKLKAIAAPIWLLRNIANNLSHAKRQVSQIHRRVVEDEKVPADEKVYSIFQPHTEWVSKGKAGVPVELGIKVCVMECQHGFILHHRVMEKEQDVDVAIVMIRATKAKFPELNQCSFDKGFHSPENQLKLAEELNRVVLPKKGRLSKKETERENDEAFKKARKQHSAVESAINALEVHGLDRCPDSGINGFRRYVSFAVLARNIQKLGALLYKQEKEEQYRQAKRIRKKAA; encoded by the coding sequence ATGAGGCAAGTCCAAAACCCACAACTTCAATTCGGCCAAACAGATATTACCGAGATCAAGTTTGACCCGAAGTCTAGAGATGATGTGCCTCAATTGTTAAAGGGATTACAGTACATTTATATTACACCCGAAGTTAGAGAGCAGGTATTCACTATTTTAGAGGAGTCTATAGTGGGTAAAACGAATCCAAGACTTGGAAGGCCAGGCATGGAACTTTGGAAAATACTGGTGATGGGGGTTTTGCGCATCAACTTAAATTGTGACTATGATCGTTTGCATGAATTAGTGAATCAGCATCGAACTATTCGAGCGATGTTAGGGCATGGTGTCAATTGGGAAGATCTGACAGAATATCACTTGCAGACCATAAAAGATAACGTCTCTCTTTTGACCCCAGAAATTCTGGACAAAATTAACACAGTTGTCGTCGAGACAGGGCATAAACTGTTAAAAAAAAACGAAGAAGCAAGCCTTGAAGGGCGTTGTGACTCATTTGTGGTAGAAACAGCTGTTCATTATCCCACTGATATCAGTTTATTATGGGATGCAATGAGAAAAGTGATTAATCAACTAGCTGATATGGGCGAAAACTACCATTTAAGTGATTGGCGACAACATAGGCACAATCTGAAGTCACTTAAAAAATGCTTTAATCAGGCAAGGCAAAGCAACCAATCAAAAGCAAAAAATGCCGATGACAAGAAACGTGAGACACATATCAACTATCTGAATAAAGCGCAATGGTTTATTGATAAAGCTGAACTCACATTGGATAAGCTTAAAGCCATAGCAGCCCCGATTTGGTTATTACGAAATATTGCCAACAATCTTTCTCATGCTAAACGGCAGGTGTCGCAAATTCACAGGCGAGTAGTCGAAGATGAAAAAGTCCCAGCTGATGAAAAAGTTTACTCAATATTTCAACCTCACACTGAGTGGGTGAGCAAAGGGAAAGCAGGGGTACCAGTGGAATTAGGTATTAAAGTGTGTGTTATGGAATGTCAGCATGGCTTTATTCTTCACCATCGTGTGATGGAAAAAGAGCAAGATGTTGATGTTGCCATCGTCATGATCAGAGCAACCAAAGCTAAATTCCCTGAGCTCAACCAGTGCAGTTTTGATAAAGGGTTTCATTCACCTGAGAATCAGTTGAAGTTGGCCGAAGAATTAAATCGGGTAGTGCTGCCTAAAAAAGGACGTTTATCAAAAAAGGAAACAGAACGTGAAAACGATGAGGCTTTCAAAAAAGCAAGAAAGCAGCACTCAGCGGTTGAGTCTGCTATTAATGCGCTTGAAGTACATGGCCTTGACCGATGTCCAGATAGCGGTATTAATGGCTTCAGGCGTTACGTTTCATTTGCTGTATTAGCACGAAATATCCAAAAGTTAGGTGCCTTATTGTATAAACAAGAAAAAGAGGAGCAATACCGTCAAGCCAAAAGAATACGTAAAAAAGCAGCTTAA
- a CDS encoding demethoxyubiquinone hydroxylase family protein, translating into MNEVDKQLKIMHACEKGATGVYYGHRLVAWVFYRDIIPDLNEMHRHEVEHFHIFGDYISKRKSSSVFLPTLWCGAGIVYGIFIGLLGKNAIWVSTSTIESIVDEEMTEAIEILSEVSPELAVEVSRIQQEEREHQSLAARNATHDTAVARAVSRVSYFCSYAAKSLSVWV; encoded by the coding sequence ATGAATGAAGTCGATAAACAGCTGAAAATAATGCATGCCTGTGAAAAAGGAGCTACAGGCGTCTATTATGGACATCGACTTGTGGCTTGGGTGTTTTATAGGGACATCATTCCAGATCTCAATGAAATGCACCGCCACGAAGTAGAGCACTTCCATATATTTGGAGATTACATATCGAAGAGAAAATCTTCCTCTGTATTTCTGCCAACTTTGTGGTGTGGAGCAGGAATTGTTTATGGGATCTTCATAGGCCTTCTTGGAAAAAATGCTATCTGGGTGAGCACTTCAACAATTGAATCAATCGTAGATGAAGAAATGACAGAGGCTATTGAAATATTAAGCGAAGTCAGCCCGGAGCTCGCGGTAGAAGTGTCCAGAATACAACAGGAAGAAAGGGAGCACCAAAGCTTGGCTGCGCGCAATGCGACACATGATACCGCCGTTGCTCGAGCAGTCAGCCGTGTATCATACTTTTGTTCATATGCAGCGAAGAGCCTCTCCGTATGGGTATAA
- a CDS encoding cupredoxin domain-containing protein, protein MKKHNQLAVSVIVSTLSFSTWVNAGAGEPGHGHVEHKAQKTGHHDEGGHHGEGMDHGSVTGSPGKADQVDRTVKVVAGDDMRFAFSPNQFKAGETVQFLITNTGKLAHEFSIGTQKEHKAHGKMMRENPGMVHAGGGNSITVEPGKTGELIWQFSKAANIQAACNIPGHYEAGMHKSIKITP, encoded by the coding sequence ATGAAAAAACATAATCAATTAGCAGTCAGTGTTATAGTCAGCACCTTGAGTTTTAGCACCTGGGTCAATGCTGGTGCAGGTGAACCAGGGCATGGCCATGTTGAACATAAAGCGCAAAAAACAGGTCATCACGATGAAGGTGGTCATCATGGCGAAGGAATGGATCATGGTTCAGTCACAGGCAGCCCAGGTAAGGCTGACCAAGTGGATCGTACCGTTAAGGTAGTTGCTGGTGATGATATGCGATTTGCCTTTTCACCCAACCAGTTTAAGGCGGGTGAAACAGTACAATTTTTAATTACCAATACCGGTAAGTTGGCTCATGAGTTTTCAATTGGCACCCAGAAAGAGCATAAAGCTCATGGCAAAATGATGCGAGAAAACCCTGGCATGGTGCATGCGGGTGGTGGTAATTCCATTACAGTTGAACCTGGAAAAACGGGCGAATTAATCTGGCAGTTTTCTAAAGCAGCCAATATTCAAGCTGCTTGTAATATTCCTGGTCACTATGAGGCAGGCATGCATAAATCGATAAAAATTACCCCGTAA
- a CDS encoding transposase — MPALLTKTEGLGWFYNGSVSQAQQGLEASLLALVDLKLNTAFAYDVRQTIDQENKTRIEVYAEQVVELAPQLLEQGIQYLVADAYYSKEKFITPVVKAKLKLVGKLRADADLLWLYEGEYSGVGRPKKYDGKVYFEKELHRFEQVGCLQEGLDIYSKTVYSKKFKRAIKVVMLRQTSDKQVSRVLLYSTDTELDAMTIIEYYKARFQIEFLFRDAKQHTGLTHCQSRKKEAIHTHLNASLSALNLLKLEDQQLKGDNDETVISIASWKRKKFNQHLMEKLFDKLRLSKSNKKVAQVYEQLSNYGAIAA; from the coding sequence ATGCCAGCTTTATTAACGAAGACTGAGGGCTTAGGGTGGTTTTATAATGGCTCTGTTAGCCAAGCCCAGCAAGGCTTGGAAGCTTCACTCCTCGCATTGGTTGACCTTAAATTGAATACAGCTTTTGCTTACGATGTGCGTCAAACTATTGATCAAGAAAATAAAACGCGTATTGAAGTCTATGCAGAGCAAGTAGTGGAATTGGCTCCCCAGCTTCTAGAGCAAGGCATTCAGTACTTAGTCGCCGATGCTTACTACAGTAAAGAAAAGTTTATCACTCCCGTGGTGAAAGCAAAATTAAAGCTTGTCGGCAAACTGAGGGCCGATGCTGATTTACTGTGGCTTTATGAGGGTGAATACAGTGGGGTTGGACGCCCCAAAAAGTATGATGGAAAAGTGTATTTCGAAAAAGAACTACATCGTTTTGAGCAAGTAGGCTGCCTGCAAGAAGGCTTAGACATTTACAGCAAAACGGTTTATTCAAAGAAATTCAAACGTGCTATTAAAGTTGTAATGCTAAGGCAAACCTCAGATAAACAGGTTAGTAGAGTATTGCTTTATTCAACTGACACAGAACTGGATGCAATGACAATCATTGAATATTATAAAGCACGGTTCCAAATTGAGTTTTTATTTCGTGATGCTAAACAGCACACAGGATTGACCCATTGCCAGTCACGCAAAAAAGAAGCCATTCATACCCATTTAAATGCTTCATTGTCAGCACTGAATTTATTGAAACTAGAAGATCAGCAGTTAAAGGGAGACAATGACGAGACCGTTATTTCAATAGCCTCATGGAAACGTAAGAAATTTAACCAGCATTTAATGGAAAAACTTTTTGATAAGTTAAGGTTGAGTAAAAGTAATAAAAAAGTCGCTCAAGTATATGAACAGTTAAGCAACTATGGGGCTATTGCTGCATAA
- a CDS encoding catalase codes for MKKFPTKLITTAVSVVLASMVNAQVLTDDNGAPIADTKNSLTVGNNGSVLLQDVHLIEKLQRFSRERIPERVMHPRGTGAQGYFLASKDFSKYTTASLFKKGQKTPVLVRFSSVIHSKGSPETARDPRGFAVKFYTKTGNWDLVGNHLPTFFIRDAIKFPDFTHANKPSPVTNLQDPSRFFDFFAKTPEATQTLTWLFSDHGIPASYRTMDGFGVHAFKLINKNGDIKWAKFHWKSHQGIKNLTSAEAEKIQGKDFSHMTRDLYDNIKQGNYPKWDLMVKLIDPKDLDKYDFNIFDDTKQWFDVPEVKVGTLVLDKIPSNFFQFTEMAAYAPSRMIPGIAPSPDKMLQGRLFSYADAQIYRLGTNYQLLPANRPLIKVNNYNIDGTMNFSDQQGDVNYYPSHHVNDQVTPEKDNSAQLQGYMVREEISKPKNFYQAGILYRKFSPQERTNLISNLSGALAQVTDKGIQAKMVSYFYKADHEYGQRLGDKLGLKPNHYK; via the coding sequence ATGAAAAAATTTCCAACCAAATTAATCACGACAGCAGTCAGTGTCGTATTGGCCTCTATGGTCAATGCTCAAGTGCTGACTGATGATAACGGCGCCCCCATTGCCGATACTAAAAATTCACTAACTGTTGGTAACAATGGCTCTGTGCTATTACAAGATGTTCATTTAATCGAAAAACTACAACGTTTTAGCCGCGAACGAATACCTGAACGGGTGATGCATCCTCGCGGAACCGGTGCTCAAGGTTATTTCCTAGCGTCGAAAGACTTTTCAAAATACACAACTGCATCACTATTTAAAAAAGGGCAAAAAACCCCTGTACTAGTTCGTTTTTCAAGCGTTATTCATTCTAAAGGTTCACCAGAAACAGCTCGCGACCCAAGAGGGTTTGCTGTTAAGTTTTATACTAAAACCGGCAACTGGGATTTAGTGGGCAATCATCTGCCAACGTTCTTTATTCGTGATGCGATTAAATTCCCCGATTTTACCCATGCGAATAAGCCTTCTCCGGTTACCAATTTACAAGACCCAAGCCGCTTTTTTGATTTTTTTGCTAAAACGCCAGAAGCCACCCAAACCCTTACCTGGTTATTCTCTGACCATGGCATACCCGCCTCCTACCGTACAATGGATGGCTTTGGGGTACATGCCTTTAAGTTGATTAATAAAAATGGCGATATTAAATGGGCTAAATTTCACTGGAAATCACACCAAGGGATTAAAAACCTAACCAGTGCAGAAGCAGAAAAAATTCAAGGCAAAGACTTTAGCCACATGACCCGCGACCTTTACGACAATATTAAACAAGGTAATTATCCTAAGTGGGATTTAATGGTAAAATTGATTGATCCAAAAGATCTGGATAAATACGATTTTAATATTTTCGATGATACTAAACAATGGTTCGATGTGCCTGAGGTGAAAGTGGGTACCCTGGTATTAGATAAAATACCATCCAACTTCTTCCAGTTTACCGAAATGGCTGCTTACGCCCCTTCTCGGATGATTCCGGGTATTGCTCCTTCTCCTGATAAAATGTTGCAAGGTCGGTTGTTCTCTTATGCCGATGCACAAATTTATCGACTAGGTACCAATTATCAGTTGCTGCCAGCCAACCGTCCGCTGATTAAAGTCAATAATTATAATATTGATGGCACAATGAACTTTTCTGATCAACAAGGGGATGTTAACTACTACCCTAGTCACCATGTCAATGACCAGGTGACACCAGAAAAAGACAACTCTGCACAATTACAAGGTTATATGGTGAGAGAGGAAATCAGCAAACCCAAAAACTTTTACCAAGCAGGCATTCTTTATCGCAAGTTTAGCCCTCAAGAAAGAACCAACTTGATTAGTAACCTGTCTGGTGCCCTTGCCCAAGTGACAGATAAAGGCATTCAAGCCAAAATGGTCAGCTACTTTTACAAGGCAGATCATGAATATGGTCAGCGTTTAGGCGACAAGTTAGGCCTAAAACCTAATCATTATAAATAA
- a CDS encoding ankyrin repeat domain-containing protein, translating into MQKYIGYFLILLFTLLASCTLPNPNQPNNTTVQAKQEATQKNEQALSAVQEVELAFFHAARTGDTELMKLFIDSGVNINYQNNQGYTGLMVAAFRGQPEIVDQLLAAGASACLVDERGNTALMGAIVSGELSISRKLFSIDCDDEHLDNRSLTFANQFGQQEIATLLKQRQKSK; encoded by the coding sequence ATGCAAAAATATATTGGGTATTTTCTTATATTGTTATTTACCCTATTAGCCTCATGTACACTACCTAATCCAAATCAACCAAATAATACGACTGTACAAGCTAAGCAAGAAGCCACACAAAAAAATGAACAAGCCCTTTCCGCTGTTCAAGAAGTTGAGTTAGCTTTCTTTCATGCTGCTCGCACCGGTGATACTGAGCTAATGAAGTTATTTATCGATTCTGGCGTTAATATCAACTACCAAAACAACCAAGGTTATACTGGTTTGATGGTAGCCGCCTTTCGGGGACAACCTGAAATTGTTGACCAATTATTAGCCGCAGGCGCGTCTGCCTGTTTAGTCGATGAGCGGGGTAATACCGCCCTTATGGGTGCTATTGTCTCAGGGGAATTGAGTATATCTCGCAAACTATTTTCGATCGATTGTGATGACGAGCACTTGGATAACCGAAGTCTGACGTTTGCTAATCAATTTGGCCAGCAAGAAATCGCAACGTTATTAAAACAGCGACAAAAAAGTAAATGA
- a CDS encoding substrate-binding periplasmic protein, producing MRFCGETGEWPPFNFLERKEGVKTTNSLGYDIDMVKAILSKHQIDYQIIILPWKRCLSDALKGKVHVVFSASTNPQRDKDYLLTTTYYSVQPMLVFATQTPTPIQDKQPA from the coding sequence ATCCGCTTTTGCGGCGAAACGGGTGAATGGCCTCCGTTCAATTTTTTAGAACGTAAAGAAGGAGTCAAGACCACAAATAGCCTGGGTTATGACATAGATATGGTAAAAGCTATTCTGAGCAAACATCAGATAGACTATCAAATTATCATTTTACCCTGGAAACGCTGCCTAAGTGATGCGCTTAAAGGCAAAGTACATGTGGTGTTTAGCGCTTCAACCAACCCTCAACGGGACAAAGACTATTTACTCACAACCACCTACTATTCTGTTCAACCCATGCTAGTTTTCGCTACTCAAACACCAACGCCCATACAAGACAAACAGCCTGCTTGA
- a CDS encoding GNAT family N-acetyltransferase yields MLKTPRITFNPITAADFDFLFEHLSDEEQTRYLPLGKPYPKNKVKAYLSNRLSHWQQYGFGTFILSLTETGEPIGYCGLEYVLETDFIDIRYGLVKPVWGQGLAFEAAFASVTYGFESLQLDEIYGAAVPENKASITVLKKLGMTPSPHFDIYGDAVDSFSVKKAQFLEIRPS; encoded by the coding sequence ATGCTAAAAACACCAAGGATAACTTTCAACCCCATTACTGCAGCAGACTTTGATTTTTTGTTTGAGCATCTTTCAGATGAAGAACAGACACGTTATTTACCATTAGGTAAACCTTATCCAAAAAACAAAGTAAAAGCCTACCTAAGTAATCGTTTAAGCCATTGGCAACAGTACGGGTTTGGTACATTTATCTTGAGTTTGACAGAAACAGGGGAGCCGATCGGCTACTGTGGCCTTGAATATGTACTGGAAACTGATTTTATCGATATCCGTTATGGCCTAGTTAAACCGGTATGGGGGCAAGGTTTGGCGTTTGAGGCTGCATTTGCGAGTGTGACCTATGGCTTTGAGTCGCTGCAACTGGATGAAATTTATGGTGCTGCAGTACCAGAAAATAAAGCCTCCATTACCGTATTGAAAAAGTTAGGAATGACCCCATCCCCACATTTTGATATCTATGGAGACGCAGTAGATAGTTTCTCAGTTAAAAAAGCGCAATTCCTTGAAATTAGACCATCCTAA
- a CDS encoding diguanylate cyclase domain-containing protein, which yields MIDRAEIDLSLAEILIVDDTPANLDLLYNILTHEGYQVAAAPGGMVALNIAPQIQPDLILLDVMMPDIDGFTTCQKLKELQQTKDIPIIFITAKNETADIVQGFQMGAIDYISKPIQREEVCARIKTHVTNQLLAKQRREMLTMLHDYESRNRCIINEVSDPIITIFQNGLIESVNPAALHLFHYTISELLGRPLTDFLLPECTPLINQFLTHTSTQTSLQVEVIGIRHDKSTIPLDLSIKRLSITQSLYVCLMHDLSMQKNIINELQRVSNLDRLTNIANRRRFDVVYQREWLQAIHDQSPISLIMIDIDYFKRYNDNQGHQAGDACLQEVARAIEQSVTRPSDLAARYGGEEFIVILANTNDKGAKSVANHINQNINRLAIKHPDSLCSDQITVSMGIASTTPTEQMKPDQLIKIADLALYSAKDTGRNTVQFHPFE from the coding sequence ATGATTGACCGCGCTGAAATTGATCTATCACTGGCAGAAATTTTAATTGTTGACGACACACCAGCTAATCTTGATTTACTCTACAATATTTTAACACACGAAGGCTATCAAGTTGCAGCAGCGCCAGGTGGAATGGTTGCTCTTAATATTGCACCGCAAATTCAGCCTGATTTGATTTTATTGGATGTCATGATGCCAGATATTGATGGCTTTACCACTTGTCAAAAGCTGAAGGAGTTGCAACAAACGAAAGATATTCCCATTATTTTTATCACTGCTAAAAATGAAACTGCAGATATTGTTCAAGGCTTTCAAATGGGTGCCATTGATTATATTAGTAAACCGATTCAGAGAGAAGAGGTCTGTGCACGCATAAAAACCCATGTTACTAATCAACTATTAGCAAAGCAGCGCAGAGAAATGCTAACGATGCTGCATGATTATGAAAGCCGAAATCGATGTATTATTAACGAAGTGTCTGACCCCATTATTACTATTTTTCAAAATGGTTTGATTGAATCAGTAAACCCCGCTGCTTTACACTTGTTTCATTACACGATCAGTGAGTTACTTGGTCGTCCATTGACTGATTTTTTGTTGCCAGAGTGTACTCCTTTAATCAACCAATTCTTAACCCATACCAGTACTCAAACCAGCTTACAAGTTGAAGTCATCGGTATACGACATGATAAATCAACGATTCCCCTTGACCTTTCCATCAAACGTTTAAGTATTACCCAATCACTTTATGTCTGCTTGATGCATGACTTATCGATGCAAAAGAATATTATTAATGAGCTACAACGAGTATCAAACTTAGACCGCTTAACCAATATAGCCAATCGACGTCGATTTGATGTGGTTTATCAACGCGAGTGGCTGCAAGCCATACATGACCAGTCGCCTATATCATTAATCATGATTGATATTGACTATTTTAAACGATACAACGATAACCAAGGGCATCAAGCGGGTGATGCCTGTTTGCAAGAAGTCGCTCGGGCAATAGAGCAATCCGTTACTCGACCCAGTGATCTAGCCGCTCGCTATGGCGGTGAAGAATTCATTGTTATTTTGGCCAATACTAACGACAAAGGAGCAAAGTCAGTTGCCAATCATATCAACCAAAATATTAATCGATTAGCCATTAAACACCCAGACTCTCTCTGTAGTGATCAAATTACAGTCAGTATGGGGATCGCCTCAACCACTCCTACTGAACAAATGAAACCTGATCAGTTGATCAAAATAGCAGACCTGGCTCTTTACTCCGCTAAAGATACAGGCAGAAATACTGTTCAGTTTCACCCCTTTGAATAA